A genomic window from Sporosarcina sp. Marseille-Q4063 includes:
- a CDS encoding catalase, translating into MSKKENQKKFTTAAGAPVVDNQNSMTAGPRGPMLLQDVWFLEKMAHFDREVIPERRMHAKGSGAHGTFTVTHDITKYTSAKVFSEVGKKTDVFARFSTVAGERGAADAERDIRGFSLRFYTEQGNWDVVGNNTPVFFFRDPLQFPDLNHAVKRDPRTNMRSANNNWDFWTSLPEALHQVTIVMSDRGIPKSYRNMHGFGSHTFSMINAENERVWVKFHFRTQQGIENITDKDAVELVGVDRESHQRDLYESIENGEFPKWKMYIQVMTEEEAANMPYNPFDLTKVWYKKDFPLIEVGEFELNRNPDNYFAEVEQLAVTPANVVPGISFSPDKMLQGRLFSYGDAQRYRLGVNHHQIPINQPKCPMHSFHRDGAMRVDGNLGSTIHYEPNSYGEWQEQPQYKEPALDIHGAADRWDFREDDDNYFEQPGKLFNLMNDEQKQELFLNTAANMSGVDKHIQLRHITHCYKADPAYGEGVAEALGIPWNEVEAAAAASFEPK; encoded by the coding sequence ATGAGTAAAAAAGAAAATCAGAAGAAATTCACTACAGCTGCCGGTGCTCCGGTGGTTGACAATCAAAACTCAATGACAGCGGGTCCAAGAGGGCCTATGCTACTCCAAGATGTATGGTTCTTAGAAAAGATGGCTCATTTTGATCGCGAGGTCATTCCCGAGCGACGTATGCACGCGAAAGGTTCCGGTGCGCATGGCACGTTCACTGTTACACATGACATCACAAAATACACAAGCGCGAAAGTCTTCTCAGAAGTGGGAAAGAAAACAGATGTCTTCGCTCGTTTCTCGACAGTTGCTGGAGAACGGGGCGCAGCGGACGCTGAGCGCGACATACGCGGATTTTCACTTAGATTTTATACAGAACAAGGAAACTGGGACGTAGTCGGAAATAATACACCGGTATTCTTTTTCCGAGATCCGCTTCAATTCCCTGACTTAAACCATGCTGTTAAGCGCGATCCGCGAACGAATATGCGTAGTGCAAATAATAACTGGGATTTCTGGACATCATTACCTGAAGCACTTCACCAAGTGACAATTGTCATGAGTGATCGCGGCATTCCAAAATCATACAGAAATATGCACGGATTCGGAAGTCATACATTCAGTATGATTAACGCTGAAAATGAACGGGTTTGGGTTAAATTCCACTTCCGTACGCAACAAGGAATTGAAAATATAACTGACAAAGATGCAGTAGAGCTTGTCGGTGTCGACCGTGAAAGTCATCAACGTGACCTTTATGAGTCTATCGAAAACGGCGAATTCCCGAAATGGAAAATGTATATCCAAGTGATGACGGAAGAAGAAGCAGCCAACATGCCTTATAATCCATTTGATTTAACTAAAGTCTGGTATAAAAAAGACTTCCCGCTTATTGAAGTAGGCGAATTTGAACTGAATCGAAACCCTGATAATTATTTTGCGGAGGTAGAACAACTTGCAGTTACACCTGCAAACGTTGTACCAGGAATCAGCTTCTCACCAGATAAAATGTTGCAAGGTCGCCTCTTCTCTTATGGCGATGCACAGCGTTATCGTTTAGGCGTTAATCATCATCAAATTCCGATTAACCAACCTAAATGCCCTATGCATAGCTTCCACCGCGATGGTGCAATGAGAGTTGACGGAAACTTAGGAAGTACGATTCATTACGAACCGAACAGCTACGGCGAATGGCAAGAGCAACCACAATATAAAGAACCTGCCCTTGATATTCATGGTGCCGCAGACCGTTGGGATTTCAGAGAAGATGACGATAACTACTTTGAACAACCTGGTAAATTATTCAACTTGATGAACGATGAGCAAAAACAAGAACTATTTTTAAATACTGCAGCTAATATGAGCGGCGTCGATAAACATATCCAACTCCGCCATATCACACACTGCTATAAAGCGGATCCTGCATATGGTGAAGGCGTTGCAGAAGCACTTGGCATTCCATGGAATGAAGTCGAGGCTGCCGCAGCTGCATCATTCGAACCAAAATAA
- a CDS encoding S66 peptidase family protein, protein MEKLIVKGKCVYMIHYPSPLVKGQTIGVSAMSSGVDSELHHILRKAAHQFEQRGYSVELGDTAWSNEKLTSASPEIRVLEFMEMMMDDEVGAIIPPWGGEFISETLPLLEFEKLEPKWIVGYSDTSTLLLPITLLTGIATVHGTNFVDLRSDEWDPVTAKFMDVLSAAKGDSITQYSSEKYQTEWQHFAPPEPYVFKLDAPTEWKTIGDNPIQVEGRILSGCIDTIRHLIGTPFGDIHSFQTKFIPNEKIIWVLENCDMDAPDFYRSLLQFYYAGWFDNTSGIVFGRTDAGEAEEDFTYIEALERIAKILDVPVVYDADIGHVPPQMTFVNGAFAELTVADGKAIMTTKLI, encoded by the coding sequence ATGGAAAAATTGATAGTAAAAGGGAAGTGTGTGTATATGATTCATTATCCAAGTCCTCTAGTAAAAGGGCAGACAATCGGCGTTAGCGCAATGTCATCTGGTGTTGATAGTGAACTCCATCATATTCTAAGGAAAGCGGCTCATCAATTTGAACAAAGAGGATATTCTGTGGAACTTGGGGACACCGCATGGTCGAATGAAAAACTTACATCTGCTTCACCGGAAATTCGAGTTTTAGAATTTATGGAAATGATGATGGATGATGAAGTAGGTGCGATAATTCCACCCTGGGGCGGTGAATTTATTTCCGAAACGCTTCCGCTTCTCGAATTTGAAAAACTGGAACCAAAGTGGATCGTTGGTTACTCGGATACTAGCACGCTTCTTTTGCCTATCACATTATTAACAGGAATCGCTACTGTTCACGGGACGAATTTCGTCGACTTGAGAAGCGATGAATGGGATCCGGTCACTGCCAAATTCATGGATGTCTTATCTGCCGCGAAAGGGGATAGTATTACGCAATATTCGTCTGAAAAGTATCAAACTGAGTGGCAGCATTTTGCGCCGCCTGAGCCGTATGTTTTTAAATTGGATGCGCCTACTGAATGGAAGACAATCGGGGATAATCCCATTCAAGTTGAGGGAAGAATTTTGTCTGGTTGCATCGATACGATTCGACATCTTATAGGAACGCCTTTCGGAGATATTCATTCATTTCAGACAAAATTCATACCGAATGAGAAAATCATATGGGTACTTGAGAATTGTGATATGGATGCCCCTGATTTTTATCGTTCACTTTTACAGTTTTATTACGCTGGATGGTTTGATAACACTTCAGGAATTGTTTTTGGGCGAACAGATGCGGGCGAAGCAGAAGAGGACTTTACTTATATCGAAGCATTAGAAAGAATCGCAAAAATACTAGATGTACCTGTCGTTTATGATGCGGATATCGGACATGTTCCACCGCAAATGACATTTGTGAACGGTGCTTTTGCAGAGCTGACTGTTGCTGACGGTAAGGCAATTATGACAACTAAATTAATTTGA
- a CDS encoding LysM peptidoglycan-binding domain-containing protein, with the protein MQYFYTVRHNETLKDIAKRWRVPVASIIASNNLQAPYTISVGEQLSIPPGVNEYHVQSGDSVYWIAQLFGLPISVIVEANKLTPPYLLHVNQVLKIPPGVPFYVVQRGDTLYKIAQRYNVLTENRINTDAIQKLNKLPDATISPGMKLKIPYVPPGGSGFIAYTSNQGGQFDIWTYNLRNGETKQLTSGLGDTFSIPMWSPDSSRIAFVGKDRVVYVIYLTSGSIGAIDQLAEGGDFSLDWSPDSVHLAYAARGIIQVYNTTLHAGTIVEQPGASDVNWFPNGEELLFQALDTSGVSQLYRCRIIGNEKEQITNNENGLLQNVQLSPDGTFVLYTTPGASISIINTIELATGKVYEVKGGPQAKNYYPKWSPDSLKIAYSATDLANNSYFSQIRSVKRKGADDRIWAISNCFSTPVTWSPDGSDLAYLSGCSAAEFSKEMWVIDLKRLVPIQLLKGFTIMSLNWSPEPVLDLAKKDYTNESFGVNFQYPASWKKINDERYVGDDGFFQVSAIFGSENIDDICHDEAFHELNPYGTTPKIITSENPYIEACTILPSSDQPAEMNKQAAYIVKYPEPIQLDGNTYNYFVLWADKNHIDTISFTLLFLP; encoded by the coding sequence TTGCAGTATTTTTATACCGTACGTCACAATGAAACTTTGAAAGACATTGCAAAACGATGGCGAGTGCCCGTCGCTTCTATAATCGCTTCAAATAATTTGCAAGCCCCCTATACGATTTCAGTAGGCGAACAATTATCTATTCCTCCTGGTGTAAACGAGTATCATGTTCAATCCGGTGATTCTGTATATTGGATCGCCCAATTATTTGGGTTGCCGATATCTGTTATAGTTGAAGCCAACAAGTTGACACCACCTTATCTTCTACATGTAAACCAAGTGCTAAAAATCCCGCCCGGTGTTCCTTTTTATGTCGTGCAACGGGGAGATACATTATATAAAATTGCCCAGCGTTACAATGTTTTAACAGAAAATCGAATTAATACTGATGCCATACAAAAACTAAATAAGTTGCCGGACGCAACTATTTCTCCTGGTATGAAGCTAAAAATCCCTTATGTTCCTCCGGGAGGATCCGGTTTTATTGCGTATACCTCCAATCAAGGGGGACAATTTGATATTTGGACATACAATCTACGAAACGGTGAAACTAAGCAATTGACTAGTGGGTTGGGCGATACCTTTTCAATCCCGATGTGGTCACCTGATAGCAGCAGAATCGCATTTGTAGGAAAAGACCGAGTGGTTTATGTTATTTATTTAACTTCAGGATCAATTGGCGCAATTGATCAGTTAGCTGAAGGCGGAGATTTTAGTTTGGATTGGTCACCAGATAGTGTGCATTTGGCTTATGCAGCCCGTGGCATCATTCAGGTGTATAATACGACATTGCACGCGGGGACGATAGTTGAACAACCAGGCGCATCAGATGTTAACTGGTTTCCGAATGGAGAGGAACTATTGTTTCAAGCATTAGATACTTCCGGGGTAAGTCAACTTTACCGATGTCGAATAATTGGAAATGAAAAGGAACAAATTACAAATAACGAAAATGGACTATTACAAAATGTTCAATTATCACCAGATGGAACTTTTGTGTTGTACACAACGCCTGGAGCGAGTATTTCAATAATCAATACGATAGAACTAGCAACGGGGAAAGTATATGAAGTAAAAGGAGGACCACAGGCAAAAAACTATTATCCTAAATGGTCACCGGATTCATTAAAGATTGCTTATAGCGCAACTGACCTCGCGAACAATTCATATTTCTCTCAAATAAGATCAGTAAAACGGAAAGGAGCCGATGATCGTATTTGGGCCATATCAAATTGCTTCTCAACTCCGGTTACTTGGTCACCGGACGGATCCGATTTAGCATATTTATCAGGTTGTTCTGCTGCTGAATTTTCAAAAGAGATGTGGGTGATTGATCTTAAACGCCTTGTGCCAATTCAACTCCTTAAAGGGTTCACTATTATGTCATTGAATTGGTCGCCGGAACCTGTATTGGATTTAGCTAAAAAGGATTATACAAACGAGTCTTTTGGTGTTAATTTTCAATATCCTGCAAGTTGGAAAAAAATCAATGATGAAAGATACGTCGGAGACGATGGATTTTTTCAAGTATCGGCCATTTTTGGCTCAGAGAACATTGACGACATATGCCATGATGAAGCTTTCCATGAGTTAAACCCATACGGAACAACTCCTAAAATCATAACGTCCGAAAATCCATATATCGAAGCTTGCACGATTTTACCTTCCTCCGATCAACCAGCAGAAATGAATAAGCAGGCGGCTTATATTGTAAAGTATCCTGAACCAATACAACTCGATGGAAATACGTATAATTATTTCGTTTTGTGGGCAGACAAAAACCATATTGATACCATTTCCTTTACACTATTATTTTTACCTTAA
- a CDS encoding DUF2249 domain-containing protein, with protein MANYTSVIQVTEYPPHLKHKTIFETYESLQPSESMLIVNDHDPIPLRFQLESTHEGKFDWEYIEQGPITFQVKITKLK; from the coding sequence ATGGCAAACTATACTTCAGTAATTCAGGTGACAGAGTACCCGCCGCATCTAAAGCATAAAACAATCTTCGAAACATACGAAAGTTTACAACCATCCGAGTCGATGTTAATTGTCAATGATCATGATCCAATTCCGCTACGATTCCAATTAGAATCAACGCATGAAGGAAAATTCGATTGGGAATATATTGAACAAGGTCCGATTACATTTCAAGTGAAAATTACAAAACTGAAATAA